From a single Acidobacteriota bacterium genomic region:
- a CDS encoding NCS1 family nucleobase:cation symporter-1 has product MAVQTEGEHDFVELTQEVSHSSLWNPDLAPTTIKERTWSTYNIAALWIGMSVVITTYTLAGGFIEQGMNWWQAMITILLGNTIVLIPMILNAHAGTKYGVSFPVLCRASFGTKGANLAAMARALVACGWFGIQTWIGGEAFDGLMRVMWSGWASVPGHTFIMFFVFWLIQVFIIVRGIEGIKYLESWSAPLLLAGGAILLFWATNEAGGMGRVLDSVSLLQHTDPTNPRPSFWQMFPPALTASVGYWATLSLNIPDFTRYARSQRSQMLGQALGLPTTMTAFAFIGVATTSATVLIFGRPIANPVELVGQFNSVVIVLFATIVIFAAQLTTNMAANVVSPSNDFSNLNPQKISYVTGGLITAIIGVLMMPWKLYRDAAAYIFTWLIGYSGLMGAIGGVMICDYWILRKQKLSLPDLFLENGIYSYANGINWRAVIAMGVAIIPVFPGFIRAATTPNGLVANPIFFDSIYTYAWFVTFAISFVVYFALMQSEIKTQTSE; this is encoded by the coding sequence ATGGCTGTTCAAACAGAAGGTGAGCATGATTTCGTTGAACTCACCCAGGAGGTTTCGCATTCGTCGCTCTGGAACCCTGACCTTGCACCAACGACCATCAAAGAACGCACCTGGTCAACGTATAACATCGCCGCCTTGTGGATCGGCATGAGCGTGGTGATTACTACCTATACGCTTGCCGGAGGTTTCATCGAACAGGGGATGAACTGGTGGCAAGCGATGATTACGATTTTGCTTGGCAATACCATTGTGTTAATCCCCATGATTTTGAACGCCCATGCCGGAACCAAATACGGCGTGTCGTTTCCGGTTTTGTGTCGCGCCTCGTTTGGCACGAAAGGAGCAAACCTCGCGGCGATGGCGCGGGCGTTGGTTGCTTGCGGATGGTTCGGCATTCAAACCTGGATTGGCGGCGAAGCTTTCGATGGACTCATGCGGGTCATGTGGAGCGGTTGGGCATCAGTGCCCGGTCACACCTTTATTATGTTTTTCGTTTTCTGGTTGATTCAGGTCTTTATCATTGTGCGCGGCATCGAAGGCATCAAATATCTCGAAAGCTGGTCAGCGCCCTTGCTGCTTGCGGGCGGCGCGATTTTACTTTTTTGGGCGACGAATGAAGCCGGTGGCATGGGTCGCGTGCTCGATTCCGTTTCGCTTTTACAACACACAGACCCGACCAACCCGCGCCCGTCATTCTGGCAAATGTTTCCACCTGCGCTTACCGCAAGCGTCGGTTACTGGGCGACGCTCAGTTTGAACATTCCCGATTTTACGCGCTATGCCAGAAGCCAGCGTTCACAAATGCTCGGACAGGCCTTGGGGCTGCCGACGACGATGACGGCATTCGCCTTTATCGGGGTTGCGACCACCTCGGCAACCGTGTTGATTTTCGGTCGCCCGATTGCCAATCCGGTTGAACTTGTCGGGCAGTTTAATAGTGTGGTGATTGTGCTGTTTGCCACCATCGTAATTTTTGCTGCGCAACTGACGACCAATATGGCAGCCAATGTAGTGTCGCCTTCAAATGATTTTTCCAATCTCAATCCGCAAAAAATCTCTTATGTGACGGGCGGGTTAATTACGGCAATCATCGGCGTGTTGATGATGCCGTGGAAATTATACAGAGATGCGGCGGCATATATTTTCACCTGGCTGATTGGTTATTCGGGGCTGATGGGGGCAATCGGTGGAGTGATGATTTGCGATTACTGGATTCTGCGCAAACAGAAACTTTCGCTACCGGATTTATTTTTGGAAAACGGCATTTACAGTTACGCGAATGGCATCAACTGGCGAGCCGTGATTGCTATGGGTGTCGCGATTATCCCGGTCTTTCCGGGCTTCATCCGAGCCGCGACAACGCCGAACGGTCTGGTGGCGAATCCGATTTTTTTTGATAGCATCTATACTTATGCCTGGTTTGTAACCTTTGCTATCAGCTTCGTGGTCTACTTTGCCTTGATGCAAAGTGAAATCAAAACTCAAACCAGCGAATAA